The Vitis riparia cultivar Riparia Gloire de Montpellier isolate 1030 chromosome 3, EGFV_Vit.rip_1.0, whole genome shotgun sequence genome includes a region encoding these proteins:
- the LOC117911614 gene encoding uncharacterized protein LOC117911614, which translates to MNNDGLMKKTDQEIEEERERKNVSEAVNVLSRSSITLDIIMGDTKQEIDSEKKRRENVSETDKECESQEDRLALTLRPPGYSPCQDSPVKEPSPRSWPRSWSWSWPRPLFQTPPTQFLPTTSPPLFIPDLFPSEPARQRTNPYPSESLTPAESIPPPPPLPLPTGQTSRQSRSRPLVWPNGKTEVIPAPYVWATTRRATVQRLDYLVSRQISIISGQVQCKRCERSFEMQYDLLEKFNEIGSFIAQNKILMRDRAPDNWKSPTLPNCTYCGAENSVKPCISAKKRSINWLFLLLGQMIGCCTLEQLKYFCKHTKNHRTACKDRVLYLTYLDLCKQLDPSGPFSLR; encoded by the coding sequence ATGAACAACGACGGGCTAATGAAAAAGACGGATCAAGAAATCGAGGAGGAGAGGGAGAGGAAGAATGTTTCAGAGGCAGTCAATGTGTTATCACGTTCTTCCATAACCCTAGATATCATCATGGGAGACACAAAGCAAGAAATCGACAGTGAGAAGAAGAGGAGGGAGAATGTTTCAGAGACAGACAAGGAGTGTGAATCTCAAGAAGACCGCCTAGCTCTTACTTTACGTCCTCCTGGGTATAGTCCTTGCCAGGACTCGCCAGTGAAAGAACCGTCGCCGAGGTCATGGCCACGGTCATGGTCATGGTCATGGCCACGGCCACTGTTCCAGACGCCACCGACACAATTTCTGCCGACGACTTCACCGCCACTGTTCATTCCGGATCTGTTTCCATCTGAACCAGCAAGACAACGAACGAATCCTTATCCGTCGGAGTCTTTGACTCCGGCGGAAAGTatccctcctcctcctccacttCCTCTTCCAACAGGGCAGACGTCCCGACAGTCTCGGAGCCGTCCGCTTGTATGGCCAAACGGCAAAACAGAAGTCATTCCAGCGCCCTATGTTTGGGCGACGACGCGGAGAGCCACCGTACAGCGCCTCGATTACCTCGTATCAAGACAAATATCGATTATCTCCGGGCAAGTCCAGTGCAAGAGATGCGAGAGAAGCTTTGAAATGCAGTACGATCTCCTAGAAAAGTTCAACGAAATCGGGAGTTTCATAGCTCAAAACAAGATCTTAATGCGAGACCGTGCTCCAGACAATTGGAAGAGCCCTACCCTCCCAAACTGCACATACTGCGGGGCAGAAAACAGCGTGAAGCCCTGCATTTCCGCGAAGAAGAGGTCCATAAACTGGCTGTTTTTGCTTCTTGGACAGATGATCGGCTGCTGCACACTGGAACAGTTAAAATACTTCTGTAAACACACCAAGAATCATCGAACTGCTTGCAAGGATCGAGTTCTTTATCTTACGTATCTCGATTTGTGCAAACAACTTGATCCCAGTGGTCCTTTTTCTCTCCGCTGA